From Cellulomonas dongxiuzhuiae, the proteins below share one genomic window:
- a CDS encoding VWA domain-containing protein, which translates to MATFRAEVFQNEFLPDGGTDVHAIVTVSAEGVGGAGTAGGGVAEIIMIDTSGSMTGPMLAAAKHAAQVAVDHIPDGTWFAIVSGSHVAQRVFPYPNAPLAIVQMEPAAREEAKRAVSRLPAQGGTAMSTWLRLADQIFATQPAATQRHAILLTDGKNESEPREQLTSTIRAVTGRFQCDARGVGERWQVDELREIATALLGTVELIANPADIARDFQSLLATSMSRGVADAQLRVWTPQGGQVLFVRQVAPTVEDLTARRTVVTPLIGAYPTGAWADESRDYHVAVRVPSKNVGAEQLAARVQVAVAGEVVASGLVKAAWSDDASLTARISPEVAHYTGQAELASVIQEGLAAKAAGDEATATVKLGRAVQLAAETGNDEATSKLRRVVEIDDEEHGTVRLKRGASRLDEMALDTASTKTSRVRR; encoded by the coding sequence GTGGCCACGTTCCGTGCCGAGGTCTTCCAGAACGAGTTCCTGCCCGACGGCGGGACCGACGTCCACGCGATCGTGACGGTCAGCGCCGAGGGCGTCGGCGGTGCGGGGACGGCGGGCGGCGGCGTCGCCGAGATCATCATGATCGACACGTCGGGGTCCATGACGGGCCCGATGCTCGCGGCCGCCAAGCACGCCGCGCAGGTGGCGGTCGACCACATCCCCGACGGCACGTGGTTCGCCATCGTCAGCGGCAGCCACGTCGCGCAGCGGGTGTTCCCCTACCCGAACGCGCCGCTCGCGATCGTGCAGATGGAGCCCGCCGCGCGCGAGGAGGCCAAGCGGGCGGTGTCCCGGCTGCCCGCGCAGGGCGGCACCGCCATGAGCACCTGGCTGCGGCTGGCCGACCAGATCTTCGCGACCCAGCCCGCCGCGACGCAGCGGCACGCCATCCTGCTGACCGACGGCAAGAACGAGTCCGAGCCGCGCGAGCAGCTCACGTCCACGATCCGCGCCGTCACCGGCCGGTTCCAGTGCGACGCGCGTGGCGTCGGGGAACGCTGGCAGGTCGACGAGCTGCGCGAGATCGCGACGGCGCTGCTCGGCACGGTCGAGCTCATCGCGAACCCCGCGGACATCGCGCGCGACTTCCAGTCGCTGCTCGCGACGTCGATGTCCCGCGGCGTGGCCGACGCGCAGCTGCGGGTGTGGACGCCGCAGGGCGGGCAGGTGCTGTTCGTCCGGCAGGTCGCCCCGACGGTCGAGGACCTCACGGCGCGGCGCACCGTGGTGACGCCCCTGATCGGCGCGTACCCGACCGGGGCCTGGGCCGACGAGTCGCGGGACTACCACGTGGCGGTGCGGGTGCCGTCGAAGAACGTGGGCGCCGAGCAGCTCGCGGCGCGCGTGCAGGTCGCCGTCGCGGGTGAGGTCGTCGCGTCGGGCCTGGTCAAGGCCGCGTGGTCCGACGACGCGTCGCTGACCGCGCGCATCAGCCCCGAGGTGGCGCACTACACGGGGCAGGCGGAGCTCGCGTCCGTCATCCAGGAGGGGCTTGCGGCCAAGGCCGCCGGCGACGAGGCGACGGCGACCGTCAAGCTGGGCCGCGCGGTCCAGCTCGCCGCCGAGACGGGCAACGACGAGGCGACGTCGAAGCTGCGGCGCGTCGTGGAGATCGACGACGAGGAGCACGGCACGGTGCGGCTCAAGCGCGGAGCGTCCCGCCTGGACGAGATGGCCCTGGACACCGCGTCGACGAAGACCTCGCGGGTGCGGCGATGA
- a CDS encoding FHA domain-containing protein, protein MSVTCPAGHTSESTDYCDVCGAPIGSSTGAAAPATPAPTLSTCPHCGSPAAQGALFCENCGYDFTTGATPVAAASSLDLGAATGAVPTVGMAAPPHTAPGAVPDPLEPPPAVATPPGGDGSTSAPAPDPAAPLGPPPPGGDAWVAELWVDPDWYAAQQAEDPMPSVGLPVLIPLRERSVLVGRPSASRNIRPQVDAGADSGVSRRHCQLNTDGHRWWVEDLQSSNGTFVARVGEPLPDDPIPTGQRHELQDGDRLYLGSWTRLVVRKALPGEA, encoded by the coding sequence ATGAGCGTCACCTGCCCCGCGGGGCACACCAGCGAGTCGACCGACTACTGCGACGTGTGCGGCGCGCCCATCGGCTCGTCGACGGGCGCTGCCGCCCCGGCGACGCCCGCCCCGACGCTGAGCACGTGCCCGCACTGCGGGTCGCCCGCCGCGCAGGGCGCGCTGTTCTGCGAGAACTGCGGGTACGACTTCACGACCGGTGCGACGCCGGTCGCGGCCGCGTCCTCGCTGGACCTCGGAGCGGCGACGGGTGCGGTGCCGACCGTGGGCATGGCCGCCCCGCCGCACACCGCCCCCGGTGCTGTGCCGGACCCGCTCGAGCCGCCCCCGGCCGTCGCGACGCCGCCCGGCGGCGACGGGTCGACGTCCGCACCGGCGCCGGACCCCGCCGCACCGCTCGGTCCGCCGCCGCCCGGTGGCGACGCCTGGGTCGCGGAGCTGTGGGTGGACCCGGACTGGTACGCCGCCCAGCAGGCGGAGGACCCGATGCCGTCGGTGGGGCTGCCGGTGCTGATCCCGCTGCGGGAGCGCAGCGTGCTCGTCGGGCGGCCGTCCGCGTCGCGCAACATCCGGCCGCAGGTCGACGCGGGGGCCGACAGCGGCGTCTCGCGGCGGCACTGCCAGCTCAACACCGACGGTCACCGCTGGTGGGTCGAGGACCTGCAGTCGTCCAACGGCACGTTCGTCGCGCGCGTCGGCGAGCCGCTGCCGGACGACCCGATCCCCACGGGCCAGCGGCACGAGCTGCAGGACGGCGACCGGTTGTACCTGGGGTCGTGGACGCGGCTCGTCGTGCGCAAGGCGCTGCCGGGCGAGGCGTAG
- a CDS encoding AAA family ATPase: protein MGEGLEATVSRMLEAVPAGRRALVAVDGIGASGKTTLTARLAARVSARPVVVLHADDFFHPSARRHARGRFSPEGFWRDAYDYASLVALALAPLHPDGDGRYVPASFDRAADRTAHAPAVQAAADALVLVDGTFLHRDELRDRWDWSVYLHVPFDVAARRMVARDGVDPDPADGPLARYAGAQRLYLTAAEPWRRARLVLDTTAEPRIIDPDAARPACWSR from the coding sequence ATGGGCGAGGGGCTCGAGGCGACCGTCTCGCGCATGCTCGAGGCGGTCCCCGCGGGACGTCGCGCCCTCGTCGCGGTCGACGGCATCGGTGCCAGCGGCAAGACGACCCTCACGGCCCGGCTCGCCGCACGGGTGTCAGCGCGCCCGGTCGTCGTGCTCCACGCCGACGACTTCTTCCACCCGTCGGCACGCCGGCACGCGCGGGGCCGGTTCTCGCCGGAGGGCTTCTGGCGCGACGCGTACGACTACGCCTCGCTCGTCGCCCTCGCGCTGGCACCCCTGCACCCCGACGGGGACGGCCGCTACGTCCCGGCGTCCTTCGACCGTGCCGCCGACCGGACCGCCCACGCGCCCGCCGTCCAGGCCGCCGCCGACGCCCTCGTGCTGGTCGACGGCACCTTCCTGCACCGTGACGAGCTGCGCGACCGCTGGGACTGGTCGGTGTACCTGCACGTGCCCTTCGACGTGGCAGCCCGGCGGATGGTCGCGCGCGACGGCGTCGACCCCGACCCGGCGGACGGACCGCTCGCCCGGTACGCGGGAGCGCAACGGCTCTACCTCACCGCCGCGGAGCCGTGGCGGCGGGCGCGCCTGGTGCTCGACACGACCGCGGAGCCGCGGATCATCGACCCGGACGCAGCGCGCCCCGCATGCTGGAGCCGCTGA
- a CDS encoding RidA family protein codes for MTRIERIRPDGLVRSPAFSHVAVVPPGATTIYVGGQDAVDADGRLVGDGDVAAQAVRAVENVRTALAAAGATFADVVQWTVLFADGADVNAAYGAIAPLIASDDPGLVIAARVAGLAVPGALVEVSVIAAVVR; via the coding sequence ATGACACGCATCGAGCGCATCCGTCCCGACGGGCTCGTCCGGAGCCCTGCCTTCAGCCACGTTGCGGTCGTCCCACCGGGCGCGACGACGATCTACGTCGGCGGTCAGGACGCCGTCGACGCCGACGGTCGGCTCGTCGGCGACGGCGACGTGGCCGCCCAGGCGGTCCGGGCGGTCGAGAACGTCCGCACCGCCCTCGCGGCCGCCGGTGCGACGTTCGCGGACGTCGTCCAGTGGACCGTCCTGTTCGCGGACGGCGCCGACGTCAACGCGGCCTACGGCGCGATCGCCCCGCTCATCGCGTCGGACGACCCGGGCCTCGTCATCGCCGCTCGCGTGGCGGGGCTGGCGGTCCCGGGCGCGCTGGTCGAGGTGAGCGTGATCGCCGCGGTGGTGCGCTGA
- a CDS encoding PPOX class F420-dependent oxidoreductase has product MARSIATTTPVGLTELLEFVRPRHHLLLVTTRADGRPQVSPVSGGVDDAGRIVISTYPDRAKVRNVERDPRVSVCVLSDDWDGPWVQVDGQAEVLHMPAAEDALVDYYRCIAGEHPDWDEYRAAMRLQGKSLIRVTPERWGPLATGGFPADVAARLDAS; this is encoded by the coding sequence ATGGCACGCAGCATCGCGACGACCACCCCCGTCGGCCTGACCGAGCTCCTGGAGTTCGTCCGGCCGCGGCACCACCTGCTCCTCGTCACCACGCGGGCCGACGGACGCCCGCAGGTGTCACCGGTCAGCGGCGGTGTCGACGACGCGGGCCGGATCGTCATCTCGACGTACCCGGACCGCGCCAAGGTGCGCAACGTCGAGCGCGACCCGCGGGTCAGCGTGTGCGTGCTCTCGGACGACTGGGACGGGCCGTGGGTGCAGGTCGACGGGCAGGCCGAGGTGCTGCACATGCCGGCCGCCGAGGACGCGCTGGTCGACTACTACCGCTGCATCGCCGGCGAGCACCCCGACTGGGACGAGTACCGCGCGGCGATGCGCCTGCAGGGCAAGAGCCTGATCCGCGTGACGCCGGAGCGCTGGGGACCGCTCGCCACGGGCGGCTTCCCCGCCGACGTCGCGGCGCGGCTCGACGCGAGCTGA
- a CDS encoding helix-turn-helix domain-containing protein: MSAAPDAGSLLASFDAEQLGARLRELRENRGLTLREVGGRLGISASAVSQIERGVLRPSVNRLFELVTAVDATLVDVFGGTSGTPDVELSTPVPDGYVVRRAVEVESVTLEGGVVYRRLSPGVSHDVDFFESTYPPHTVAGRQHELVTHVGYEIGTVVRGELTVDFADERVVLRAGDTISYACTTPHRLSNRSDETTVATWLIVHPGAGR, from the coding sequence GTGAGCGCCGCGCCGGACGCCGGGAGCCTGCTGGCGTCCTTCGACGCCGAGCAGCTCGGTGCGCGCCTGCGCGAGCTGCGCGAGAACCGCGGGCTCACGCTGCGCGAGGTCGGCGGCCGTCTCGGGATCTCGGCCAGCGCCGTCTCCCAGATCGAGCGCGGCGTGCTGCGACCGTCGGTCAACCGGCTGTTCGAGCTCGTCACGGCCGTCGACGCCACCCTCGTCGACGTCTTCGGCGGGACGTCCGGCACCCCCGACGTCGAGCTGTCGACGCCCGTGCCCGACGGGTACGTCGTGCGCCGCGCGGTCGAGGTCGAGTCCGTGACGCTCGAGGGCGGTGTCGTGTACCGGCGCCTGTCACCCGGCGTCTCGCACGACGTCGACTTCTTCGAGTCGACCTACCCGCCGCACACCGTCGCGGGGCGTCAGCACGAGCTCGTCACGCACGTCGGGTACGAGATCGGGACCGTCGTGCGCGGTGAGCTGACCGTCGACTTCGCCGACGAGCGCGTCGTCCTGCGCGCCGGCGACACCATCTCCTACGCGTGCACCACGCCCCACCGGCTGAGCAACCGGTCGGACGAGACCACGGTCGCGACGTGGCTCATCGTGCACCCGGGCGCAGGTCGCTGA
- a CDS encoding NCS1 family nucleobase:cation symporter-1 produces MTAPHDLPSVVPVDAATTAAPATTGGKPNDLAEAAGLPVGAGQIKATYDPRLTNEDLAPLAKQTWSSYNIFAFWMSDVHSVGGYVTAGSLFALGIASWQVLVALVVGIVIVQVFCNLVAKPSQKTGVPYPVINRAVFGVLGANIPAIIRGLIAVAWYGVQTFLAAEALNIIFLKFVPGAEGLLDPSFLGLNALGWISYAILWVAQAALFWNGMETIRRFIDWAGPAVYVVMIALAVYLVSEAGWQNISLNLSTGPPMTFAASIPVMFSAIALVVSYFAGPMLNFGDFSRYGRSFAAVKKGNLLGLPINFLFFSLLTVVCASATVPVFGELMTDPIKTVKAIDTPFAILLGGLTFVTATVGINIVANFISPAFDFSNVSPQRISWRTGGMIAAVGSVLLTPWNWYNNDEAIHYTLGVLGALIGPLFGILIAGYYVIGRQRVHVDDMFTMAPTGRYWYTRGYNRNAVATVIGSGLVAVATAVLPKLAASLDLFDVTWIASYSWFIGCGLGFAMFVFLERRNPQIPTLDASDPHVSDGTRNEPVVVSHHAEPTGS; encoded by the coding sequence ATGACCGCTCCGCACGACCTCCCCTCCGTCGTCCCCGTGGACGCCGCGACCACCGCCGCCCCGGCCACCACGGGTGGCAAGCCGAACGACCTCGCCGAGGCCGCGGGCCTGCCCGTCGGCGCCGGCCAGATCAAGGCGACGTACGACCCGCGCCTGACCAACGAGGACCTCGCACCGCTCGCGAAGCAGACCTGGTCGTCGTACAACATCTTCGCGTTCTGGATGTCCGACGTGCACAGCGTCGGCGGCTACGTCACCGCGGGGTCGCTGTTCGCGCTCGGCATCGCCTCCTGGCAGGTGCTGGTCGCGCTCGTCGTCGGCATCGTCATCGTCCAGGTCTTCTGCAACCTCGTCGCCAAGCCCAGCCAGAAGACGGGCGTGCCGTACCCCGTCATCAACCGCGCGGTGTTCGGGGTGCTGGGCGCCAACATCCCCGCGATCATCCGCGGCCTCATCGCCGTGGCCTGGTACGGCGTCCAGACGTTCCTCGCGGCCGAGGCGCTCAACATCATCTTCCTCAAGTTCGTCCCCGGCGCGGAGGGCCTGCTCGACCCGTCGTTCCTCGGGCTCAACGCGCTCGGCTGGATCAGCTACGCCATCCTGTGGGTCGCGCAGGCGGCGCTGTTCTGGAACGGCATGGAGACGATCCGCCGGTTCATCGACTGGGCGGGCCCCGCGGTCTACGTGGTGATGATCGCGCTGGCCGTGTACCTGGTGTCCGAGGCCGGGTGGCAGAACATCTCGCTCAACCTGTCCACCGGTCCGCCGATGACCTTCGCGGCGTCGATCCCCGTCATGTTCTCGGCCATCGCGCTCGTCGTGTCGTACTTCGCCGGCCCGATGCTCAACTTCGGCGACTTCTCCCGCTACGGGCGGTCGTTCGCGGCCGTGAAGAAGGGGAACCTGCTCGGCCTGCCGATCAACTTCCTGTTCTTCTCGCTGCTCACCGTGGTGTGCGCCTCGGCGACCGTCCCGGTGTTCGGCGAGCTCATGACGGACCCCATCAAGACCGTCAAGGCGATCGACACGCCCTTCGCGATCCTGCTCGGCGGCCTGACGTTCGTCACCGCGACCGTCGGCATCAACATCGTCGCCAACTTCATCTCCCCCGCGTTCGACTTCTCCAACGTCTCCCCGCAGCGCATCTCGTGGCGCACGGGCGGCATGATCGCGGCCGTCGGCTCCGTGCTCCTCACCCCGTGGAACTGGTACAACAACGACGAGGCGATCCACTACACGCTCGGCGTGCTGGGTGCACTCATCGGCCCGCTGTTCGGCATCCTCATCGCCGGGTACTACGTCATCGGCAGGCAGCGCGTGCACGTCGACGACATGTTCACCATGGCCCCCACCGGCCGGTACTGGTACACCCGCGGGTACAACCGCAACGCGGTGGCGACCGTCATCGGGTCGGGCCTGGTCGCGGTCGCCACCGCGGTCCTGCCCAAGCTCGCGGCGTCGCTCGACCTGTTCGACGTCACGTGGATCGCGTCGTACTCGTGGTTCATCGGCTGCGGCCTCGGGTTCGCGATGTTCGTCTTCCTCGAGCGTCGCAACCCGCAGATCCCGACGCTCGACGCGTCCGACCCGCACGTGTCGGACGGCACGAGGAACGAGCCCGTGGTCGTCAGCCACCACGCCGAGCCCACGGGCTCCTGA
- a CDS encoding aspartate/glutamate racemase family protein, translated as MHDDIRIRVVNPNTTRAMTDLIGRSARVVAGPGVHVDAVQPTTGPASIESHYEEALAAVGVLEQVRLGEAAGVDAYVVACFGDPGLDAARELAHGPVLGIAEAAFHAATMVARRFSVVTSLGRTAGRAHELLDRYGFARACAAVHACEIPVLALEDPTSGALEHVTAACRAAVEADDVDAVVLGCAGMAAFTGRISDAIGVPVVDGVAAATTFAAALVRAGLRTSARSEYAPPPPKPVPGLLGGFAIRQTSAPALPVA; from the coding sequence GTGCACGACGACATCCGCATCCGGGTCGTCAACCCGAACACCACCCGGGCGATGACCGACCTCATCGGTCGGTCCGCCCGGGTGGTGGCCGGGCCCGGCGTGCATGTCGACGCCGTGCAGCCCACGACCGGGCCCGCCTCGATCGAGAGCCACTACGAGGAGGCGCTGGCCGCGGTCGGCGTCCTCGAGCAGGTCCGCCTCGGCGAGGCCGCGGGGGTCGACGCGTACGTCGTCGCGTGCTTCGGCGACCCGGGGCTCGACGCGGCTCGCGAGCTCGCGCACGGGCCGGTGCTGGGCATCGCCGAGGCGGCGTTCCACGCGGCCACGATGGTCGCGCGGCGGTTCAGCGTCGTGACGTCGCTCGGCCGGACCGCCGGGCGCGCCCACGAGCTGCTCGACCGGTACGGGTTCGCCCGTGCGTGCGCCGCGGTGCACGCGTGCGAGATCCCGGTGCTGGCGCTCGAGGACCCGACGTCAGGGGCGCTCGAGCACGTCACGGCCGCGTGCCGCGCGGCGGTCGAGGCCGACGACGTGGACGCCGTCGTGCTCGGCTGCGCCGGGATGGCCGCGTTCACCGGGCGGATCTCGGACGCGATCGGTGTCCCCGTCGTCGACGGCGTGGCGGCCGCGACGACGTTCGCGGCCGCGCTCGTCCGCGCCGGCCTGCGCACGTCGGCGCGCTCGGAGTACGCACCCCCGCCGCCCAAGCCCGTGCCCGGCCTGCTCGGCGGGTTCGCGATCCGGCAGACGTCCGCGCCGGCGCTCCCCGTCGCCTGA
- a CDS encoding acyl-CoA thioesterase, which produces MDQIAAPSPAPGLPRPGRGRVVMQVRWSDVDLFGHVNNAAFLRYLDDARFTLFPRMGVDEVGAMTASLLVVVKHEIDYLAPIRFRPAPVVVEVWVPRLGRSSVDFAYEIIDGEDPDGVVALRARSRMVQLDGASYTARPFTDEERATFAAFPGGSPDLHAW; this is translated from the coding sequence ATGGACCAGATCGCCGCGCCCAGCCCGGCCCCCGGACTCCCCCGCCCGGGACGTGGGCGGGTCGTCATGCAGGTGCGCTGGTCGGACGTCGACCTGTTCGGGCACGTCAACAACGCCGCGTTCCTGCGGTACCTCGACGACGCGCGGTTCACGCTGTTCCCGCGCATGGGTGTCGACGAGGTGGGCGCGATGACGGCGTCGCTGCTGGTCGTCGTCAAGCACGAGATCGACTACCTCGCCCCGATCCGGTTCCGCCCCGCGCCCGTCGTCGTGGAGGTGTGGGTGCCGCGGCTGGGTCGCTCGTCGGTGGACTTCGCGTACGAGATCATCGACGGCGAGGACCCCGACGGCGTGGTCGCGCTGCGTGCGCGCTCGCGGATGGTGCAGCTGGACGGCGCGAGCTACACGGCCCGGCCGTTCACGGACGAGGAGCGCGCGACGTTCGCGGCGTTCCCGGGCGGGTCGCCGGACCTGCACGCCTGGTAG
- a CDS encoding SIR2 family NAD-dependent protein deacylase — protein MPHDAHPPTVTVLTGAGISTASGIPDFRGPQGVWTRDPAAADLLDIDAYARDARVRERGWRAWAQHAVWDARPTAAHRSLVDLERAGLLIAVLTQNFDGLHQAAGSSPERVVELHGSLATTSCLRCGTTVPTRDVLARLATEPDPRCLVCGGILKPDVVYFGERLPDGALERAVAAATDAHTFVAVGTTMTVHPVAGLVPLAVDAGARLVIVNAEPTAYDHLADEVVRDPIDEVLPALVADLVASR, from the coding sequence GTGCCCCACGACGCCCACCCGCCCACCGTCACGGTGCTGACGGGCGCCGGCATCTCGACCGCGTCGGGCATCCCCGACTTCCGCGGCCCGCAGGGCGTGTGGACGCGCGACCCCGCGGCGGCCGACCTGCTCGACATCGACGCGTACGCGCGCGACGCCCGGGTCCGTGAGCGCGGCTGGCGCGCGTGGGCGCAGCACGCCGTGTGGGACGCCCGGCCCACGGCGGCGCACCGCTCCCTGGTCGACCTGGAGCGGGCGGGCCTGCTCATCGCGGTGCTGACGCAGAACTTCGACGGGCTGCACCAGGCGGCGGGCAGCTCACCGGAAAGGGTCGTGGAGCTGCACGGCTCGCTGGCGACGACGTCGTGCCTGCGCTGCGGGACGACGGTGCCGACGCGGGACGTCCTCGCGCGGCTGGCCACCGAGCCCGACCCGCGCTGCCTGGTGTGCGGCGGGATCCTCAAGCCGGACGTCGTGTACTTCGGCGAGCGGCTGCCTGACGGTGCCCTGGAGCGGGCCGTCGCCGCGGCGACCGACGCGCACACCTTCGTCGCCGTCGGCACCACGATGACCGTGCATCCCGTCGCCGGGCTCGTGCCGCTCGCCGTGGACGCGGGCGCGCGGCTCGTCATCGTCAACGCCGAGCCCACCGCGTACGACCACCTCGCGGACGAGGTCGTGCGCGACCCGATCGACGAGGTGCTGCCCGCGCTGGTCGCGGACCTGGTCGCGTCCCGCTGA
- a CDS encoding GrpB family protein, translating into MPTPDEITRHHDATEVIWVDARPTAWTLRIEEADPAWTQRYDEQAAEIAAALGERLLHLQHVGSTSVPGLPAKPVVDIDLTVADPTDEAAYVPDLEALGYVHWFTEPAWHEHRLLKHLDEPRVHLHVFGPDCPEVVRHRMFRDWLRAHQEDRERYAEAKRSAAARTTATGHDNGAVGFGMLYNQVKEPVVREIYDRMFRAAGLLG; encoded by the coding sequence GTGCCGACGCCCGACGAGATCACCCGTCACCACGACGCGACCGAGGTGATCTGGGTCGACGCCCGCCCGACGGCCTGGACGCTGCGGATCGAGGAGGCGGACCCCGCATGGACGCAGCGCTACGACGAGCAGGCGGCGGAGATCGCGGCCGCCCTCGGTGAGCGCCTCCTGCACCTCCAGCACGTCGGCTCCACGTCCGTGCCGGGACTGCCGGCCAAGCCCGTCGTCGACATCGACCTCACCGTGGCCGACCCCACCGACGAGGCGGCCTACGTCCCCGACCTCGAGGCCCTGGGCTACGTGCACTGGTTCACCGAGCCCGCCTGGCACGAGCACCGCCTGCTCAAGCACCTGGACGAGCCCCGGGTGCACCTGCACGTCTTCGGGCCGGACTGCCCCGAGGTGGTCCGCCACCGGATGTTCCGCGACTGGCTGCGGGCCCACCAGGAGGACCGCGAGAGGTACGCCGAGGCGAAGCGCAGCGCCGCCGCGCGGACGACGGCCACGGGTCACGACAACGGCGCGGTCGGGTTCGGGATGCTCTACAACCAGGTCAAGGAGCCGGTCGTGCGCGAGATCTACGACCGGATGTTCCGCGCCGCCGGGCTGCTGGGCTGA
- a CDS encoding alpha/beta hydrolase family protein codes for MADVRVLRAGSGPVDVAGVLLAPGAGATRDNRTLVALDTALTAAGIPVRRIDLPRGAKAAPARVREEADAFAAELGVATERLVVGGRSFGGRMSSMAVADGLAVAGLLLLSYPLHPPGRPETLRIEHLPRIDVPVLAVSGAADPFGTPDELTAHLAAVTGPVTLVLVAGAHAPTDPPVVDAVRDWLA; via the coding sequence ATGGCGGACGTGCGGGTGCTGCGGGCGGGGTCCGGGCCGGTCGACGTCGCGGGGGTGCTGCTGGCGCCCGGGGCGGGGGCGACGCGGGACAACCGCACGCTCGTCGCGCTCGACACCGCGCTGACGGCCGCAGGGATCCCGGTGCGGCGCATCGACCTGCCGCGCGGTGCGAAGGCCGCACCGGCGCGCGTCCGCGAGGAGGCCGACGCCTTCGCCGCCGAGCTGGGCGTGGCGACCGAGCGGCTGGTGGTCGGCGGACGGTCGTTCGGCGGGCGCATGAGCTCGATGGCCGTGGCCGACGGGCTCGCGGTCGCCGGTCTGCTGCTGCTGTCCTACCCCCTGCACCCGCCCGGCAGGCCGGAGACGCTGCGCATCGAGCACCTGCCGCGCATCGACGTGCCCGTGCTCGCCGTCAGCGGCGCGGCCGACCCGTTCGGCACCCCCGACGAGCTGACCGCGCACCTCGCCGCGGTGACCGGGCCGGTGACGCTCGTCCTCGTCGCAGGCGCCCACGCCCCGACCGACCCGCCGGTCGTCGACGCGGTCCGCGACTGGCTCGCCTGA